Within Actinoplanes sp. L3-i22, the genomic segment CTCGCCGACCACGACGACCGGGTGCTCGCCGCGTTCGTCGAGGACCGGCCGATGCCGCCGATCCGGGTGCGCGGCCGGGTGCATCCGGTCTACTTCGGGTCCGCGATCACCGGCGCCGGCATCGACGACCTCGTCGACGGGATCACCCGGCTGCTGCCGCCGGCGACCGCCGACCCGGCCGGGCCGCCGACCGGAAGGATCTTCAAGGTGGAGCGCGGGCCGGCCGGGGAACGGCTCGCCTACCTGCGGATGTTCCGCGGGACGCTGCGCGTCCGGGAGACCGTCGGCGCGGACCGGGTGACCGGGATCGACATTTTCGCGGAGGGCGCCGCGCGCGCCTCCGGCGCGATCACGGCGGGGCAGATCGGCCGGCTGCGCGGGCTCGGCTCCGCTCGGATCGGGGACGATTTCGGCGTACGGGAAAATGGTGTTGATGAAGGTGTTTTTGCCCCGCCCAGCCTGGAGACCGCGGTCGTCGCGGCCCGGGGCGCGGAACGCGGCGCCCTGCACGCCGCGCTGACCGAGCTCGCCGAGCAGGACCCGCTGATCGATCTGCGCCAGGACGACGAGCGGCAGGAGGTGTACGTGTCGCTCTACGGCGAGGTGCAGAAGGAGGTGATCGAGGCGACCCTGGCCGAGCAGTACGGCCTGGCGGTGACCTTCCGGGAGACCACGACGCTGCACGTGGAGCGGCTGCTCGGGGTCGGTGCGGCGGTCGAGTTCAACAAGGTGGACCCGAACCCGTTCCTGGCCACGATCGGTCTGCGGGTGTCCCCGGCGCCGGTCGGCTCCGGGATCAGTTTCGGTCTGGAGGTGGAGCCGGGGTCGATGCCGCCGGCGTTCTTCACCGCGGTCGAGCAGACCGTTCACGACACGCTGCGGCAGGGCCTGCGCGGCTGGCCGGTGCCGGACTGTGCGGTGGTGATGACGCACTCCGGCTATTCGGCGCGGCAGTCGCATTCGCACGCGATCTTCGACAAGAGCATGTCGAGCACGGCCGGCGATTTCCGCAACCTGACCCCGCTGGTGCTGATGGCGGCGCTACGGGCGGCGGGGACCGTGGTGCTCGAGCCGATCCACACGTTCCGCGTGGAGGTGCCGCCGGACACCGGGCCGGCCGTGCTCCCGCTGCTGGCCCGGCTGCGCGCGATCCCGCTGGCCACGACGCCGGCGGTGATCTCCGGCGAGATCCCGGCCGCCCGGGTGCACGAGTTGCAGCGGCGGTTGCCGGCGCTGACCCGGGGCGAGGGCGTGGTGGAAAGCTCCTTCGACCACCACGCGCCGGTCCAGGGCCCGGCCCCGACCCGGCCGCGGACCGGGCCGGACCCGCTCGACCGCAAGGAGTACCTGCTGCGCGTGGTGCGCCGCGCGGGCCCGCAGTAGCGGCCGATCTCTTTGCAGCGTTGCAAAACGCGTCTTGACTTGTCGGATGTGATCGTTAACATGACGGTAATCGAATCGACGTCGATGAGTCTCTGAGCCCTCGCGGACGCGCCCACCCCACGCGCCGGCCGCGAGGCATCCATCCCGGCGGCGCCCCGATTCCCCGATCGGGCGCCGCACCTCCCGGAAGGCGAATCCCCCATGACGTCTCGCTTCCGCACCCTGCTCCTCGCCGGTGTCGCCGGCCTGCTCGCGGCGACGGCCGGCATCTACGGCGTGCAGAGCGCCCAGGCCGCGACCTACCCCAATCCCGGCGTCGTGACCGGCTCGACCGGCGCGCACGACCCCAGCATGATCAAGAAGCCCGGCGGCGGATATCTGCTGGCCACCACCGGTGACGGCATCACCCTGAAGACCTCGCCGGACCGGACGGCGTTCGCCGACGCCGGGAAGGCGTTCCCCAACGGCACCTCGTGGGCGAACGCGTACACCGGTGGCAGTGCGAATCTGTGGGCGCCGGACATCTCGTACCGGGGTGGCAAGTATCTGATGTACTACGCCGCCTCGACGTTCGGCTCCAGCAAGTCGGCGATCTTCCTGGCCCAGTCGACCACCGGCGCGGCCGGGAGCTGGACCAACTCCGGCCTGGTGATCGAGTCCACGACCAGCAGCAACTGGAACGCGATCGACCCGAACCTGACCGTGACCGCGTCCGGCGAGTGGTGGCTCACGTTCGGCTCGTT encodes:
- a CDS encoding translation factor GTPase family protein codes for the protein MSILNLGILAHVDAGKTSLTERLLYTAGVIDEIGRVDDGSTRTDSLELERRRGITIKSAVVSFTVGNRTINLIDTPGHPDFIAEVERALSVLDGAVLVISAVEGVQAQTRVIARTLHRLGIPTLIFVNKVDRGGARFDGLLTEIADRISPAIIPMSRVDGLGTRDAKVRADVDPLRLADHDDRVLAAFVEDRPMPPIRVRGRVHPVYFGSAITGAGIDDLVDGITRLLPPATADPAGPPTGRIFKVERGPAGERLAYLRMFRGTLRVRETVGADRVTGIDIFAEGAARASGAITAGQIGRLRGLGSARIGDDFGVRENGVDEGVFAPPSLETAVVAARGAERGALHAALTELAEQDPLIDLRQDDERQEVYVSLYGEVQKEVIEATLAEQYGLAVTFRETTTLHVERLLGVGAAVEFNKVDPNPFLATIGLRVSPAPVGSGISFGLEVEPGSMPPAFFTAVEQTVHDTLRQGLRGWPVPDCAVVMTHSGYSARQSHSHAIFDKSMSSTAGDFRNLTPLVLMAALRAAGTVVLEPIHTFRVEVPPDTGPAVLPLLARLRAIPLATTPAVISGEIPAARVHELQRRLPALTRGEGVVESSFDHHAPVQGPAPTRPRTGPDPLDRKEYLLRVVRRAGPQ
- a CDS encoding arabinan endo-1,5-alpha-L-arabinosidase codes for the protein MTSRFRTLLLAGVAGLLAATAGIYGVQSAQAATYPNPGVVTGSTGAHDPSMIKKPGGGYLLATTGDGITLKTSPDRTAFADAGKAFPNGTSWANAYTGGSANLWAPDISYRGGKYLMYYAASTFGSSKSAIFLAQSTTGAAGSWTNSGLVIESTTSSNWNAIDPNLTVTASGEWWLTFGSFWSGIKMVKLNPSTGKRADSTMYNIAERFVNSKSVEAPFVFYHAGYYYLFMSFDFCCQGASSTYRTMVARSTSITGPYKDRAGTLTTAGGGTEILAGHGSVYGPGHPAVFTDSDADVLVYHYYTSSGAAKLGINLLGWDSSAWPYVY